GTCGCTCGTAACCATGGCAACGTGCTCCCAGCGTCGCCCATATGTATGCATTTTTGATCGCAGGCAGCATTTTTGTTACAACGTCTGGGCGGTTCGTGCAGCGCGTATTTCACATTGCTAACCTTCTCTCCTGGATCAATAAGGAACAAAACATTTCTTGAGAAGGCGATGTATAGTTTCTTCGGGAAGGAAATGTTCAGCGTGCCATTTCTGTGGGGCTAAACTTAATTCTCTCTGTACGTTTCATGAACACCATCTGGCTTAGCTAACGTGGGGAGGAGCGAGAATTTTGAAAGTTTCGAGAGCAGCAGCTTGATGGAAGTAACGAGGGACAAAAGCAAGACTAAAAACTAATATCCCTGTCACACGGGATGATTAAGTGTGATTTTCGTGTAGTGCGCTCCAAccagcgaatgtcactttcactatacgtgcttgctacacggcttaagtaagtgtcacttgcGCAGTGATGGCAATAGACTATTTCacaaaatcccagtgctctttgcgcacgcatagCATCCTGGgacgcttgctgagcgggggaacgaagaatagtccttcacatttcgctttcgctgaccttgagacgtcgtcgtggacaatggaccggtacgggagaaatcgaaacagtttggaggccacccgtttctttcgtattagtaaactcccacagttcaaagcggcgctaagcactctgggattttctgaactcgtctattggccTCAAACATCTGTGTGCCACAACAAATATGGCCGCCGCCAAATCGCCGAGGCCGCGAAGTTCTCTtaggctgttaacgagagtaatgacatgttttatttgtatttttattttttgtcaccACCTCGCAATGTActcaaaataataataaacgcGCTGTTGAAAAtatgtttaaaaatattgtcgTGTCGGGGACCCTtcgctttttctcaatatttctACCTATgccacaaagcctgccgtcgaggctacacactTTGTGAGccgaagtgaagtgagtttggggaactcacgaaattgttagtgcactttctgccgagcgtcactaaaagatgtcgtgtgacagcacacgaatgacactaagtgcaagtgtcactctttgaaagtgacactaaatgagTGCGTCTGAAGGAGGTATGCCTTTCCTCCGTGACCAGATCGAAGCGCGCTTGCGAAACTATAAAAATGAAGACCTGTCTATACAACACATGGGCTCGATATTCCATAATTACACCATGAGGTGGGGGCAACAACCAAACACGACAGCATACGCGGCGTAACACGTCCATCTCCCATGTGCACTGCGCAGGTGAAAGCGTGACACGAGGTTTACACGAGGGTGACACGCCACTGCCGTCAAAACGACCTTTCtccttgcattttttttttcctttttgcgaTGTACGTTCGCAAGTAAGTTCGCAAGCACTGAAGTTATGCCATTCTTGCCAGTcagattttaggaaaaaatcttcccggaaacagcacCGTAAGCGAttgttgccccgacgaccgtctTATGGgtcgcgcattcaaagacacggcccacccgggggcgtaCCGCGTTAttaaggggcccttctccaatatatgaagGACCGACTCCCCTTCAGAGCGCACGCGGAGTTGAAGAGAGGCAGAGCATTCAGATTTGTATTGCAAACTGTACTATGGGAGAAGCACAAtgcatcacgcttcaaaaatttcAGATTGTGTGGGAAAAATTTATTCAGTTGGCGGCGTAATTACAGGTGGTACGAAGACATGGCTTCTAAAACTACTGTGCTAATGAACATGTGTGAACGTGATGGAAAAGTAAAGCCTATATATGAACGTCGAAAAAAATTAAACTTACAGGCCATGTACAGGTGTTAATGAGATACATACAGATGGATTGAGCAACGAAAAATGGAAATGACGGAAAGACGAAATGGTACCACTTAGCGACCTCCGCGCTGCAATACTCGATTATGGTCCCGCAAGGAGATCGATCCTCCCCAACGTTCCAGACAGGACATGCCTTCCCATCATGCAAGGAAAACGTGATCAGCACTTGAAAAGAGCTCTTCTTGGAGTGTCTTGGCTACACCTTGCCCGCTGTACAAGTAGCAAGGTGGGAGCCTCTTGGCGTCTCTGAACAACAGCTTGGCACCTGAGGAACACAAGACTGATGATCCGCATGCGGTTAACAAGATTCGCATGTGGCCGTCGGGCGAACGCAGACGAGGCAAGGTTTCACCAAAGTCCACGGGACACCGAATGCGTGCGGACCTTCGCAGATTCTGCCAAAAAGCTTTGGCTACACGACAGTCATGAACGACATGTTCGTTCGACCCGGGATGTCCGCAAAAGGGGCACGTACAATGGGGTACGATTCCTCAGCGTCCCAGTCGGTCACGGGTAAGTTGAACTTCCCAGGCGAACTTCCAGAGTATGTCCTGAATGTCACCAGGAAACAAGGACGGGACGAAAGCAGGCCACCGAATTTGCGCACCTTGTATAGCGCTGTTCAGCGTGGAAGCTCCAGCGTCCAGCTGTGGAAGCTATAAGAGTGGTGCTATTCCGGGATCGACAGTGGGAATTGCAACGCAGACTTGTTGGAAGAATCTCACTATTGCGGCTTGGAACCTTCCAGGTACCTCAGTGCTTGGAGTGTTGTTCAGCTGTGCATCAGGCTCGAGGTGGCGACGAAGGGTGCCAAGCCAATCTTGCAGAAGTGCCTGTGCAGGGGTATTCTCCGATGACAAAATGCGCACTAAAGTACGCAATGCAAAACACCGACAGGCAATGGCAACATCCGGCACTGCCCAGCCTTCTCTCTGTGGATGCATTCGGAGCATCTGTTGATCGAGTAGTGCTGTTTTCCGACTCCAGAAGAATGAGAGGATCTCCATGTTTATACGCGATGTTGCAGTGGCAGGCAACAGAAGAACGTTGGCCGGAAACCAAAAGTGACCTAGAAAGACGCACCAGAGGAGATATGCTCGCTCTCTGTACGACAAGTTGTACTCCTGCGCTGCGCGACACTAGTCCTGAATCCGCCGAGGGGCTATAGTGTCCAGTTGAGAGGCGCGGGGCAATCTTGATCTAAAAGGGAAGGgattttaagaaaaatcttgccgagaacagcaccgcaagcgataatGCCCCCACGACCTTTTTATCgaccgcgcattcaaagacatgGCCCACCCGGGGTTGGGGGGCGGACAGCGTTATCAAGGGGGCCCTCTCCAGTATATGAGGGGCCGGCAGAGGAAGAGTGTATTGGCCTCAAATGGAAGGCCCGCCacaggggacagcaggaagagtGTATTgacatcaaatggaaggccggccacaggggccggCTTCCTGTAGCAACTCAgacagactcgaacaacattctgaacaccagctctcgcccagcgactaaggctgtttagagattgctatacgtgtccgttttgccatgcaacagtccatggcactggaaagctgcaagtgggagaacaacacgagggTGTGGACTCCTCATAGGTTAACAtagaacttgccattgtccacccggAAGTGAATGTCAGTGGTCACCTAGCggcggtgaaactcaactgctccaaggaGGAGAGAGTGCATTGGCATCAAacggaaggccggccacaggggcaggcttcctgcagcatctcaaatagactcgaacaacattctggtattaccaactgtaggatgggacaacattctgaatataccaactctcgcccagcgactaaggctggtcAGGCTAAGTAAACTGTAtcagcggaagaccagccacacagactggctaaGTACGactgtattggcatcagagcggaagaccagccacacagactggctccctctaacgtttcacacggactaaactaaggctacgtagatgccaactctagagcaatatgatctctagattaatatgtgtgctggacgtcaccatgcaacgaacgaagactcgcggaaagctgcgaacgtgacaacggcacactgtacttggccacctaaaagtgaagcacatacgtacctctatcatcttcaaagaggaccgaagatgtctgccaccgtcttgcaaagtgcacagctcccagcacagctctctctctacgaagagcgcgacgaacccctgctcgaacaagatttagcacttctgctacactacggatgcgaccaccctgtgctgcaatgcagcgagaaatccacacctggtagttaatctcaactgccagaaggaggaactgtttcctatcgcgatgcgggacgggaggctgaaagagcgtttgaatgacagcccaccgaatgcgtgacacaccgaacaggacttcaactttgtgccataGAGTATCGGGCACGATgcactgatgaaacgcgtgttccgcagtatcgtgacaagcacagaatggacagaaaggagtggtgaCTCCGTACCGAGCCAGACGGTCCCGAAGCGGTAAAACGCCGTGTGCCAAGCGCCATTGCAGGCTAGCCCGACGTGCGTCGAACCAGCCCGCGGTGACAAGACGCCAAGCAACCTGCCGGGGCACACCAAGGCCCACAGCCGGCGGAGGCATGGGAAGAAGCTCCAAGAGAGATTTGTACAGTCGCTTCACAGTCCAGGTAGAAATGCGTTCACCTGGGTAGGACTCGCGCAGGCGCCGCATGGAGGAGGCATACTCCCTGAGGTGGGGTGCGACAAACTCAGACCGAGGCCTACTCAGCGAAAAAGCCGAAAAAAACCTGACATCAGGACCCAGGAGGAACTGTAACAGATCATGGGCAGGGTGGCACGACTCCATGAGCGCATCAAAAATACCTTTAAGACCAAGGGCGAGACACTTGGTCTTCATATGTGGAACCCATAGGCCACCTAACTCCCGCTGCAACCACATGCGGGCgcgtgacacccattccacgCTGCCACCCCAGATGAAACGAAAAGCTGTGCGAGTAGCAGCTACCAAGATCTGACGAGGGGGAATAACGACACTGCCATGGTACCAGTACTTACTGAAAAACCATGAGGCGGCAAGACGGGCTCGACACGTGATAGGGAGCACCAAACCTCTGAGATCAGCAAGAACGGGGACACTGCGCTGGTGCACCCTCAGCCATGAGGACGGCGACAGTCCGCAAGTATTAAAGTTATATCCTAGTATGCGAACATCGTCTTTAACAGGAATGCCAAAGGGCGCAGGGCACGAAGGGGTAGCATTAAGGAAGAGCAAAACACTCTTCGCCCGATTAATGCGCGCATTTGATACGTTGCCATAGGCATCTAGAACACCTAGGACAGCGGCAACAGAAGCTTCATCTCTAAGTATTAGAGATAGGTCATCCGCGTATGCAAAAAGCGGAAGAGCTGTAGAGCCAGGTAGTTTGAGCATACGTGAAGGGAGGAAAGTTGCAAGAGACTCCAAAAGTGGACTAAAGACCATGGCGTAGAGAGCAGGAGACAAAGGGCAACTGacatatgtattggcatcatcgtggaagactgacaactgtgtattggcatcgaggcggaagaccactAACTGACAACTGACTAAGTAGACACGAGATCAGATTTAATACATAATTACAGAGAGCTTCATGAACGCGACCGTATGACCTCACGATTTTGTCGTCCTTCAGATTGCACGGTGTGTAGCATATGGACGACGTTTGGGGGCACTCCGAACCGTATTCCGCAGCGCCATTTGTGGTCACGTAGCCGTAGGTTTTTCCATACACAGGCATGTATCACCTACACTGCGGCTCTGAAAAATCGTGGCGCAATGATTTCCACAAAAGAGACGACGTTCCCGGTACGGAAGGCAGGGAACACGCCGGTCACGACCGTCTAGCGCTCTACACTAGAGGCGGACACttggcgctgcggtcgccgGACGAAACTTTAGTGCAACAGGCTCTCACTTTAGTGCCCTCACTGCGACATGGGAAGATGATCACATTGGCGATAACGCTGACTTCGAGCATATCACTCCTATGACCCGGAGCACAAGCACTGACAGTGTCGTATAGACCGAAAAATGTCTGGAGCGATTCTGTCAGGACTTTCCATTAGGGAAGAGGATCTCActattttccctctcccccagTGCAATACGAAAGGCACGATTTCGGGGGATGGAGATTGAACACCTGACCCGCCTGGCTACGCAATGACGACTGGAAATGTAGACAGAGAACAACTCtgatactaaaaaaaaagagaaagattaCATTCAGCTGTGTCGCGGTACTATGAATTTGACACTCAACATTGCTTTCAACATGGTGCtcattccctctctctctctctttctgtgatTTCCTCCCTTGAAAGCCCCACAAGCACTTTGCTCGCCACCTTAGTTGCTTTTGCGCCTAGCCGCATCTACCATCTCCTTATCACCTAGAGTTCCTTGCCACCGCGGTCTCCCGCTCAACGAAGCCGCTGACACCCTGACTAATATGACACTCTCTGGACCAATCCTGGATATCCTTCCTCCAATAGCTGACATCGTCCGGGCGCGCTACAGACGTTTCGTTTCTCTCTCGGCGCCGTCGCCCTCCACGTCCTGGCTATATGAGCACCTCTCATTCCGTTGGAAACCAGAGCATTGTGGCTGCCGTGAGACCGAAACTTCTGTAACGCGCGCTCGGTGCCTCTCCCTCTCATTAAACTTCTATCTTCACCGTGCTGGCCTCTAATCGTCACCTGCGTGCCCGCACTGCGATCAAGACGAGACCGTCTATGACTTCTTCCTTGATTGCCCCTCCTATGTCACCGTTTGTCGTCGCCTTCTCGTTCCCTTCTCTCCATCGGAGCTCCGCTCTCCCTGATATCTCTGCTATCCCTTGGAGCCTCCCATAAGGGCGTTAGGGACCGCGCTATTCTCTCGTTTATCTCCAGCTCTAACCGGTTCTAACTCGGTTTTACCATCCTGTAGACCGCACCTCATTAGCCCTGGTCAATCTCCCTTGCGGATAAGCGCCATCCCGCTCGAGGAGCAACTACTACTACTTGTGTAGCATTATAGCAGCTTGTACCGCTTCCACCTTCTTCTTCTGAtgactaatgcaggaactggatATGCACGTATGTAGGAATATGCACCTTGCTTTGTATCCCTATGGTAGACATAGCGGGATCGTCATCGCCTTTCGGCCGTCCATTTTGCTTATGCAGTACCGCTAGAGCCGCTGTGCTTGTCATCTGTTCCGGTGTTTAAAACGTCGAGGACTTGGCTTGGCGTCACTGCGGGTGCGTTGAGTCGTGTTATACGGCGTGGAGTCTGTCTGGTGCGAGCATTTCCCTGTCACATAAAGAGAATGCTTTTTTCGGATACTCACTCCTTTCACTCTACTTCTTCAGCGTCACATTTGAGGACCGCTGTACGCGTTGAAGACTCGCTGCGTATGTGGGATATCTCTTGCACATATATATTGTTCCGGTTGTTTTGCAGAATATGGCGGTCCCCTTCAGGAAGCGCTGAGGGCGAAGACAGGCGTCGAGTCCCTCCCGCAGGTGTTTGTGAGCGGACAGTACGTAGGTGGAGCAGAAGAGGCCCAGGTTGCCCAAGACAACGGTGTCTTGGGGCAACTCCTTTCAAACGGCACCATTGAGTTCAACTACGACCTGTACGTTATCGGTGGCGGCTCCGGCGGCCTCGCTGCTGCTAAGGTACGCACTCTCTCTTGTATCGAATTTCAGTGCATTTTGTACAATGCTATAACGGACCAGGAAAACGATGAACAATTGAAAGAAATACGTACATCGGTGTGCCCCAGCGCAGGTATACTGATATTTTACGGATACACACCTATGCACATCCATATAGCTCACTGGCACTCCTGCGGACTGTAAATGTATTTAACGAGTTTAACGTCTTTCACAGCGCCTTGtgtttaaattttgttttctatCGGTTAATCATGTATAGGAGCACGTTCCGTTGAGGTTGTACGTGGAAACCAGTCCAGTGCATCGAGGTTGGAACTGCGCTGACTTTGCGGAAAATTGTTTTAATGTTGGGGGCGCAATGTCGTGCCGAGGAGTTAGTCATATCGTGGCTTAATAATACCACCTTATGTGTCGCTTACATACAGGAAGCCGTGAAGCATGGCAAGAAGGTTGGCCTTTGTGACTTCGTGACGCCGACGCCGAAAGGAACCACATGGGGTAATGCCCTCAACTATTATTGCTGAATACAAGTATTTCCATCTGAGGGATAGGCACCGCCTTATACGATGCCGACAATAGTGTTAACAGTGAATAGACAGTTTTAGCTGAACGTGTTGACGTTTCATTCCGGTCCGCTCGCGAGATCGCGTCTGCGCAGAGCTGGGAACGAGTTTCGGACCcgggcaacaccacctagatagagagaGTCTGctcactcgtcgacgtgacgtaacaactaaaaGTCAGCCAATCAcgatcgtgttttcaatggccgtagccaatcacaaacGTGCTCTCAGCAATCGTAGCCGTGGAGACGAAcggccgtcgtctgcgagtagtgattgaacatccccgcgtactaaatgagaaaacgtgtcgttatcccataacgcgcgttaaatgcatcacttcggcccgtgattcgctACGAGCCCTTGCACGAGCGCGAACTTtgaatataacgataacgatcgctatgtgaaagttgaagatcggggccTTGCATGCGCAGGCACGTGAACGCGTTCAGCGTAAACGTTCAGGTAAAAATgtctattagagagttttaatacatcgtacgctatcgcccttgcgtacgtaaaggatagcgttgatggttctgcaaaggcccataacagaaagagagctccGCGCAGTGCGCAAAGCCACCAACTCTATTTCTTActtacgctatcgcctttgcgtacgatgtactaaaactctctattgtttgCCTGTACGTGGTCTTGTCGATATCGCAATAGCAGAACCACGGTCGTGGTCTGTTGAGATATCAATAATTGGCATGAGAGCGGAAATGATACGCCTTCATATCGACACAGTGGGACCAATTTAAGCTGAGATTTGCGCATGTCTTTCATCTCGGgtggagagggggggggggggatggaacTTCCTACAGGGGGCGGCTGACACCTCAGTCCGCGGTCTTTttgaaagattttttttttttttgaggagTGTGAAAGAGGCCCTCATCCAGATTATCCACACGCTTTCAGGACTTGGCGGTACCTGTGTGAACGTGGGATGCATCCCGAAAAAACTGATGCACCAAGCCGCCCTGTTAGGTAAGTTACCCGAACAGGACCACCCGTTCTTGCTTATTTTCTTCCACTTACCAGCTCTGTTGCCTTGCAGGGCAAAGCATCAAGGATGCCCGCAACTTTGGCTGGGCTACGGGAGATGGTTAGAGTTCACTATACGTTAATATAATCGCGATATGGTTCAACGCTGAACTTGTGGTTGTTTTTCTGTCGCAGAAGTGGCTCACAATTGGGAAACGATGCGCGACAGTATCCGCAGCTACATCGCTTCCCTCAACTGGAACTACAGGGTCCAGCTGCGAGATCAGAAGATAGACTACCACAACTCTTTTGCCGAGTTTGTGGGCCCTCATACTCTGAAAGTAAGTCCTTCCTCCCGCATGGGGCCTAGGGGAGTCGAATGCTGCATTTGCACTCGGGTCTTAATTATACTCGGTGTCCAAGCTCTCCTAGCCCATAGAGGTTGCAGGACCGTTTGACGGCTTCCCGTACATTCACTCGAATTCACTCTGTGCTGTTTCAAAGCGTTCGGCCTTCCTCGTGACTGATTTTGGAAATCAAGCAGCAGTCTGGACAGCCCTAGGTGGCTGCGATGCCCTGTCAATAATACGTCAGCTGGACGAGATTTGGAATGTCCTAATCCAGGGACTTGCCGAGGATTTGCAGCTCAGGGAGgagcgtgcgtgtgtgtgagagagagagattggAAAAATCCCTGTCTgtatcacgacctactagattatagcgaacatgtcataggcaccccttcccagcgccacacttggaagctagcggtggcgctacttaTCGACCCGGTtactgcttcctcaatttctacaacaCTTTGCACGTCAGCTTACctcagtatttttgtacaagcggcgaatgtcccacgggagacgcttctttctaaagttgattttCATCATCATTCTGcgtgttttcataggagctgttgccttcgtctgctacggtagtcgtacgtccgcttctgcgcgttcaaaattcaaatttccgttgtccaatcatgatgtagatctcgcatGCCGAcgctcctagcggatcgtgcggacggactgctcataggggttgccgattatgacatggtcgttagaatctagtaggtcatggtcTGTACTCCATAGTGTTCTGACATGTCCGCGAAACAAGGAACGTAGCCGTCCATCAATGCAAAGTGATGACTTGCATTTCGTTTTAACAAGACCTGGAGCGCTATTACCAGACCTAGTTTTCACTGGCCTTATCCCTTGGCCGTGACAGCTGAAAGACAAGAAAGGCCGAGAGGCGATCATCAACTCCCGAAATTTCATCCTGGCCACGGGGGAGCGTCCTCGCTATCCGGACATACCGGGGGCGCGGGAGTACACCATCACCAGCGATGACCTCTTCTTCCTGCCCTACTGTCCTGGCAAGACGTTGGTCGTGGGAGCGTCGTACGTCGCACTCGAATGTGCGGGCTTCCTGAAGGGGATAGGCCTCGACGTCACCGTCATGGTACGGTCCATCCTGCTTCGCGGTTTCGACCAGGACATGGCGGAACGCATCGGCGAGTACATGACGCAAGAAGGAATTACATTTCTCAGACCCTGTGTACCTACGTCTGTGAGTATTTTCAGCGGGGGCACGCCAGAGGCCGTGTACTCAGTAGAGCTCTTCTGTGTGTTAGATTGAGCAGATCGAGGAAGGCAACCCTGGAAAGTTTCGAGTCACTGCCAACCACAATGGAGAGACCTTCGTCGGGGAGTACAATACGGTAAGAGTTCGTGCTAAACAACTTGGGTTAAATGTGGTGGTTAGATTAAGgctatggggaatttttgttcacagggttctcgtaaacctcgctcAATTTCTAAATGAAGCAAGTAGGCGTGTTTCTCTtgagtttatctagggaatgacacatttttcaacgatgaaagatgaaagtcactgaaaaggttagcctgctgtaggactcgaacccacatcttctggattacagtGGGTTCGAGTTCTATACAGCTGGctatccttttcagtgactttcgtctttcatcgttaatttcttaggcaatttgaggctttgtatgtatttgtcctttctatgttgttccagcctcagaacatcagttctctcacatttttcaaggCATGAAGCGATCCATTGATTTTtagcgaattaaagtttgtcaaattttcaatacatgggatgggagatgcaacaaaatcgcctCTCTCGCCCGCGATAGCTGGGCCCGgctgaggacgccagcaacttggtggcagggtacaagttgcttaggcgTTACCGCGTTACCGggacggggtgccgtgtgatgagcttccaacgcacgttaaagaaccctcaggtgggcaaaagcaatccacagacccaccgctgtggcgt
This portion of the Ornithodoros turicata isolate Travis chromosome 3, ASM3712646v1, whole genome shotgun sequence genome encodes:
- the LOC135388077 gene encoding thioredoxin reductase 1, cytoplasmic-like isoform X1, which produces MPPIKNVENPQEALDELLRENKVVIFSNADGSAQVQQLFDSLEESHMDVDLDVEEYGGPLQEALRAKTGVESLPQVFVSGQYVGGAEEAQVAQDNGVLGQLLSNGTIEFNYDLYVIGGGSGGLAAAKEAVKHGKKVGLCDFVTPTPKGTTWGLGGTCVNVGCIPKKLMHQAALLGQSIKDARNFGWATGDEVAHNWETMRDSIRSYIASLNWNYRVQLRDQKIDYHNSFAEFVGPHTLKLKDKKGREAIINSRNFILATGERPRYPDIPGAREYTITSDDLFFLPYCPGKTLVVGASYVALECAGFLKGIGLDVTVMVRSILLRGFDQDMAERIGEYMTQEGITFLRPCVPTSIEQIEEGNPGKFRVTANHNGETFVGEYNTVLLAIGRVPCTKGMGLENIGMKVNPKNGKIPVVNEQTNIPHIYAVGDILDGFPELTPVAIQAGMLLARRLYDNSTIQCDYTNVPTTVFTPIEYGCVGLSEEKALSKYGEANIEVFHSNFTPLEWTVPKRGQNAGYVKVICVLSENSKIVGFHYLGPNAGEVTQAFATAMKLGVTKADIDATIGIHPTCAEVATTLSITKRSGASTKQKGC
- the LOC135388077 gene encoding thioredoxin reductase 1, cytoplasmic-like isoform X2, which codes for MPKFLPICCSSDISVQEYGGPLQEALRAKTGVESLPQVFVSGQYVGGAEEAQVAQDNGVLGQLLSNGTIEFNYDLYVIGGGSGGLAAAKEAVKHGKKVGLCDFVTPTPKGTTWGLGGTCVNVGCIPKKLMHQAALLGQSIKDARNFGWATGDEVAHNWETMRDSIRSYIASLNWNYRVQLRDQKIDYHNSFAEFVGPHTLKLKDKKGREAIINSRNFILATGERPRYPDIPGAREYTITSDDLFFLPYCPGKTLVVGASYVALECAGFLKGIGLDVTVMVRSILLRGFDQDMAERIGEYMTQEGITFLRPCVPTSIEQIEEGNPGKFRVTANHNGETFVGEYNTVLLAIGRVPCTKGMGLENIGMKVNPKNGKIPVVNEQTNIPHIYAVGDILDGFPELTPVAIQAGMLLARRLYDNSTIQCDYTNVPTTVFTPIEYGCVGLSEEKALSKYGEANIEVFHSNFTPLEWTVPKRGQNAGYVKVICVLSENSKIVGFHYLGPNAGEVTQAFATAMKLGVTKADIDATIGIHPTCAEVATTLSITKRSGASTKQKGC